TACATACAATTATTGATCGTTATATTTATTTCAGGTTATCTACAACATCATACATCAATTTCAATTGGAGATTATGGTTTTGGCTACAATCAGTGAAAAAATATTCAGCAAAGCATCCAACAGCAGTGCCCATGCAGGTGATTTTGTAATTGCAAATGTGGATTATGCTATGGCTCATGACGGGACAAGCGTACTGGCAGTGAAGGCGTTTCGAGAAATGGAAGTCGAAAATGTCTGGAATCCTGAGCGGATAGTTATACCTTTTGATCATATAACCCCTGCCAGTACTGAAATATCGGCTGATCTGCAGCGCAATATCAGGCAGTGGGCAAAAGAGCAGAATATCTCACACCTTTATGATGTAGGGGAAGGTATCTGCCATCAAGTGGTGCCTGAACAGGGTTTTGCCCTTCCCGGGAAACTGATCGCGGGAGCAGATTCCCATTCATGTACTTACGGTGCTTTCGGAGCTTTTGCTACGGGAGTTGGTGCAACTGATATGGCCGAGATTTTCGCATCAGGTAAATTGTGGTTCAGGGTGCCCCATACCATGAGGATCAATGTCGAAGGGACGCTGGGACCACAAATATCGGCTAAAGACCTGACACTCTATGTGATAAAACACGTGGGGACCGATGGTGCAACTTATAAAGCAATGGAATATTACGGCTCTGCCATTGAAGCCCTCAGCATTTCAGGCAGGATGACCCTGTGCAATATGGCTATTGAGATGGGAGGAAAGGCAGGGATCGTGCCGCCTGATCATAAGACCGAGGAGTTCCTGAAGGGCCGGGCTATCGAGGCTTATTCTCCCATTTTTGCAGATGAGGATGCCAGTTATATTGAAGAGCTGAACCTGGACGTGGACGGCCTGGCACCCCAGGTAGCAAAACCCCACCAGGTAGACAACGTATGCGATGTGGATGAGGTTGTGGGGATCAATGTGGACCAGGTGTTTATCGGTTCCTGCACCAACGGCAGGCTGGAGGATCTGGAAGCTGCAGCCCGGATATTGAAGGGGAACACTGTGGCTGTTCGCACCATAGTCATCCCTGCTTCAAAGACAGTTCTGCTTGAGGCCATTGAGAAGGGATATATTTCCAGTCTCGTAGAGGCCGGGGCCACATTAGGACCGCCGGGCTGCGGACCTTGCCTGGGAGCGCACCTTGGAGTGCTGGCAGAAGGTGAGGTCTGCGTGTCCACGTCCAACCGGAATTTCAAGGGTAGGATGGGGAAAGGTGGTTTATTGTACCTGGCCTCTCCCGAGACTGCTGCTGCATCTGCATTGAAAGGCGAGATCTCTGATCCAAGAGAGGTCTGGTAGCCTGCTGATATTACAGGATTAGCTGTAAAAACCTTCATGTTCCATTAATGACATAAGATAATTGTATGCTTCGTGACAGGGATAAATATGTGATATGGCCTGCATATATTGACAAGGCCAACAGCAGAAGCAGCGGACGCATCATTTCTAAAAAGTTCTCGATTACCTCCCCGGAGTTAAAAGAGATCGAGACGGCGGCCAAAGAGTTGGGAATAAATCCAGTTGTAGAGCCTGATAAGGCATATCCCAAATCCTGGTGGGAAGTCAGCGGGCGGGTGCTGGTGGATAAAAAAGGGGCAAAGTCAGAGATCGCCAGGCAGATTGCCAGGAAGATCAGGCAGAAGCGTGGATGATTGGCTACGTCCGCTTTTTCCCCCATACCAGAGCTACCAGTTCAAACATTTCTAACTGCACATTAAAATCCTGTGTTCTTGCACTAAATTCACGTTTAATATCCATTATATTTACATAATAAGCTGTGCGCAATTCAACAAAGGTATGATATATCTGCAGCAATATCTTTTTTGATAACTTTTTCT
The sequence above is a segment of the Methanosarcinales archaeon genome. Coding sequences within it:
- a CDS encoding 3-isopropylmalate dehydratase large subunit, producing the protein MATISEKIFSKASNSSAHAGDFVIANVDYAMAHDGTSVLAVKAFREMEVENVWNPERIVIPFDHITPASTEISADLQRNIRQWAKEQNISHLYDVGEGICHQVVPEQGFALPGKLIAGADSHSCTYGAFGAFATGVGATDMAEIFASGKLWFRVPHTMRINVEGTLGPQISAKDLTLYVIKHVGTDGATYKAMEYYGSAIEALSISGRMTLCNMAIEMGGKAGIVPPDHKTEEFLKGRAIEAYSPIFADEDASYIEELNLDVDGLAPQVAKPHQVDNVCDVDEVVGINVDQVFIGSCTNGRLEDLEAAARILKGNTVAVRTIVIPASKTVLLEAIEKGYISSLVEAGATLGPPGCGPCLGAHLGVLAEGEVCVSTSNRNFKGRMGKGGLLYLASPETAAASALKGEISDPREVW
- a CDS encoding signal recognition particle protein Srp19, yielding MLRDRDKYVIWPAYIDKANSRSSGRIISKKFSITSPELKEIETAAKELGINPVVEPDKAYPKSWWEVSGRVLVDKKGAKSEIARQIARKIRQKRG